A single genomic interval of Dehalococcoidales bacterium harbors:
- a CDS encoding zinc ribbon domain-containing protein, with protein MPTYEYKCDKCSFRFEKRQRFDEEPIAICPQCEGKVRRVFHSAPIIFKGSGFYVTDSRNTDVSSGAAKQPAKKQ; from the coding sequence ATGCCCACCTATGAATATAAGTGTGATAAATGCAGCTTCCGTTTTGAAAAAAGGCAGCGGTTTGATGAAGAACCGATAGCTATATGTCCTCAGTGCGAGGGGAAAGTTCGTCGTGTTTTTCACTCTGCACCCATCATTTTCAAGGGGAGCGGTTTTTATGTTACCGACAGCCGCAATACTGATGTTAGCTCAGGAGCGGCGAAGCAACCTGCTAAGAAACAGTAA
- the nadC gene encoding carboxylating nicotinate-nucleotide diphosphorylase encodes MNKFRPSNEQIDGIINLALAEDISQGDITSEALIPAKLQGKAIVLAKEEGTLAGGEVARQVFLKVSPSLKVELLIEDGTLIHPGDIIATIYGRVIDILKAERVALNFLQRLSGIASLTARYVAETTGLGVSICDTRKTTPGLRILEKYAVSAGGGKNHRFHLGDGILIKDNHLSALRTQGMSIKDIVAQARRNAPEGLTVEVEADTVSEALEAVQGGADTILLDNMSPDEIRRAVGLIPGHVKTEASGGITLANVRAIAMSGVNTISIGALTHSVKALDISLELEPETIQPVHTK; translated from the coding sequence GTGAATAAATTCAGACCGTCTAATGAACAGATTGATGGCATTATTAACCTCGCCCTGGCAGAGGATATTAGTCAGGGTGATATCACCAGCGAAGCCTTGATACCAGCCAAACTTCAGGGTAAGGCAATCGTGCTGGCTAAGGAAGAAGGAACTCTGGCCGGTGGAGAAGTAGCCAGACAGGTTTTTCTCAAGGTATCCCCATCACTTAAGGTGGAGCTATTGATAGAAGATGGTACTTTGATTCATCCCGGAGATATCATAGCTACTATTTACGGACGGGTAATAGATATCCTCAAGGCAGAACGGGTGGCTCTCAATTTCTTACAAAGGCTAAGCGGTATTGCTTCGCTTACTGCCCGCTATGTTGCCGAGACTACGGGGCTTGGAGTCAGTATCTGTGACACCCGTAAGACTACCCCCGGACTCAGGATACTGGAGAAATACGCCGTGAGTGCCGGCGGTGGCAAGAATCACCGTTTTCATCTCGGTGACGGCATCTTGATCAAAGACAACCACCTCTCAGCACTACGCACCCAGGGAATGAGCATAAAGGATATCGTGGCTCAAGCGAGACGAAATGCCCCCGAAGGTCTGACGGTGGAGGTCGAGGCCGATACTGTTTCAGAAGCCCTGGAGGCAGTTCAAGGTGGGGCCGATACGATCCTGCTCGATAATATGAGTCCGGATGAAATACGCCGTGCCGTGGGACTAATACCGGGGCATGTCAAGACAGAGGCCTCGGGAGGTATTACCCTGGCGAACGTACGTGCCATAGCGATGTCCGGAGTGAATACTATCTCAATCGGCGCGCTCACCCATTCAGTAAAGGCTTTGGACATCAGCCTGGAGCTTGAACCGGAGACCATCCAGCCAGTTCATACGAAATAG
- a CDS encoding aminodeoxychorismate/anthranilate synthase component II: MLLLIDNYDSFTYNLYQYLSELGEEVWVVRNDRVKLGEIDARLPRRIVISPGPGTPEQAGISNEVIREFGSKLPILGVCLGHQCIGYSYGAKIGRAAEIKHGKSSLIYHDGRGLFKGLPNPFPAIRYHSLAVMSDCLPDCLEVSARTADGIVMGLRHRRFSVEGVQFHPESIMTDVGKDLLKNFLDYVRQ, encoded by the coding sequence ATGCTGCTTTTGATAGATAATTACGACAGCTTTACCTACAACCTCTACCAGTACTTGAGCGAGCTGGGAGAAGAGGTATGGGTAGTCCGTAACGACAGAGTAAAACTGGGGGAAATTGATGCCAGGTTACCCCGGCGTATCGTTATCTCACCGGGGCCGGGCACTCCGGAGCAGGCCGGCATATCCAATGAGGTTATCCGTGAATTCGGTAGCAAGCTCCCTATCCTGGGTGTCTGTTTGGGGCACCAGTGTATCGGTTACAGCTACGGAGCTAAGATCGGCCGCGCCGCTGAAATCAAACACGGTAAGTCCTCGCTTATCTATCACGACGGAAGGGGTCTCTTCAAGGGGCTGCCCAATCCCTTTCCTGCTATTCGCTATCACTCCCTGGCGGTAATGAGTGATTGTCTGCCCGACTGTCTTGAGGTCAGTGCCCGGACGGCGGATGGTATCGTTATGGGGCTGCGTCATCGCCGGTTCTCGGTAGAGGGTGTCCAGTTCCACCCGGAGTCGATTATGACTGATGTAGGTAAGGACCTGCTGAAAAACTTTCTGGACTACGTGAGGCAGTAA
- the trpC gene encoding indole-3-glycerol phosphate synthase TrpC: MVNNVLNMIVADKREELEARKLEMPLFALEERIAQRRVPLDFGSAINQSRIQLIAEVKQSSPSRGVLCNDFSPVGLANEYAAGGAVAISVLTEANYFGGSIDYLAAIRMEVNLPLLRKDFIFDPYQIYESSAYGADALLLIVGILSQQQLDELLSLSHSFGMGCLVEVHNEAEIGRALQAKARVIGINNRDLGNFTVDINTTCRLRPLLPEPTIVVSESGINSRLDVTRLEECGVDAVLVGEALVATNDVAGKIRELML, from the coding sequence ATGGTAAATAACGTGCTTAACATGATTGTTGCCGATAAAAGAGAAGAGCTTGAGGCAAGGAAGCTGGAAATGCCACTATTCGCTCTGGAAGAACGGATTGCTCAACGACGTGTGCCACTTGATTTTGGCTCGGCCATCAATCAGAGCCGGATTCAGTTGATTGCCGAGGTCAAGCAATCATCACCATCACGGGGGGTGCTCTGTAATGATTTCAGCCCGGTTGGATTGGCTAACGAGTACGCTGCTGGTGGTGCGGTAGCCATCTCGGTACTCACCGAGGCAAACTACTTTGGTGGTAGCATCGACTACCTGGCTGCTATCAGGATGGAGGTCAACCTACCACTGCTAAGAAAGGACTTTATCTTCGATCCCTACCAGATATACGAGTCATCAGCTTATGGCGCTGATGCCCTGTTGTTGATAGTAGGTATCTTGAGCCAGCAGCAGCTTGATGAGTTGCTTTCCTTAAGCCACAGCTTTGGTATGGGATGTCTGGTTGAGGTTCATAATGAGGCCGAGATAGGCCGGGCCCTTCAGGCTAAGGCTCGGGTTATCGGCATCAACAATCGGGATTTGGGCAACTTTACTGTTGATATTAATACCACCTGCCGGCTGCGGCCGTTACTGCCTGAACCGACCATCGTAGTTAGCGAGAGCGGCATCAACAGCCGTCTTGATGTGACAAGACTGGAGGAGTGTGGTGTCGATGCAGTACTGGTCGGAGAGGCTCTGGTTGCCACTAATGATGTTGCGGGTAAGATAAGGGAGTTGATGTTATGA
- the nadA gene encoding quinolinate synthase NadA yields the protein MRQRRTATGNLIEMAMDSVDNLKTKIAELKEKLRAVIVAHNYQSPEIQDIADFTGDSLELARRCTGVDAETIIFCGVHFMAETAAILSPERTVLLAEGSAGCPMADMISADELKDWKLRYPRASVVCYVNSTAGVKAESYSCCTSANGVKIVDAVPNDEILFVPDQNLGHFISTQTRKRMILYPGYCYVHHRIKPAQVKMARELYPDATLIVHPECRPEVVALADAVLSTSQMLRYVKTSSQKSFIIGTEEGLLHTLRKENPGKSFHMLSNSQVCTDMKKTTLATLAETMEMRRNRVTVPEEIRLKAKQAVERMIAVG from the coding sequence ATGAGACAGAGACGTACAGCAACCGGTAACCTGATAGAGATGGCAATGGATAGTGTTGATAACCTTAAAACGAAGATAGCGGAGCTGAAAGAAAAGCTAAGGGCAGTCATTGTCGCCCACAATTATCAGAGTCCCGAGATACAGGATATCGCCGATTTTACCGGCGACTCCCTGGAGTTAGCCCGCAGGTGCACCGGGGTGGATGCTGAAACCATCATATTCTGTGGCGTACATTTCATGGCAGAGACAGCGGCCATACTTAGTCCCGAACGTACCGTCTTACTGGCTGAAGGAAGTGCCGGTTGCCCTATGGCTGATATGATTAGTGCCGATGAGCTTAAGGATTGGAAGCTGAGATACCCCCGGGCGTCGGTAGTCTGCTACGTAAATTCAACAGCCGGAGTCAAGGCAGAGAGTTATAGCTGTTGCACATCGGCTAATGGAGTCAAGATAGTAGATGCGGTACCCAACGACGAGATTCTCTTTGTCCCTGACCAGAATCTGGGGCACTTTATATCCACTCAGACCAGAAAAAGGATGATCCTTTACCCCGGCTACTGTTATGTGCACCACCGGATTAAGCCAGCGCAGGTGAAGATGGCAAGGGAGCTTTATCCCGATGCCACGCTCATCGTCCATCCCGAATGCCGACCGGAAGTAGTAGCCCTGGCTGATGCTGTCCTCAGCACCTCGCAGATGCTCCGCTATGTCAAAACAAGTTCGCAAAAGAGCTTTATCATCGGTACCGAGGAGGGACTGCTGCATACGCTACGTAAAGAGAACCCCGGTAAATCCTTCCATATGCTATCAAACAGCCAGGTCTGTACCGACATGAAAAAGACAACCCTGGCGACGTTAGCCGAGACGATGGAGATGAGAAGGAACAGGGTAACTGTTCCCGAGGAGATAAGGTTGAAGGCAAAGCAGGCTGTTGAGAGAATGATTGCGGTAGGGTGA
- the dtd gene encoding D-aminoacyl-tRNA deacylase, giving the protein MKALLQRVTSASVSVNNEIVGKIGQGLVAFIGIANSDTGKDAQYLAQKAVNLRIFADEAGRFSRSVLDINGEILIISQFTLLSDTRRGRRPSFTEAAPPSRAEELFEYFVKEVRDTGLSLATGRFQQYMQVEIHNDGPVTIMLDSGDKR; this is encoded by the coding sequence GTGAAGGCACTCCTGCAACGGGTTACCAGTGCCTCGGTCAGTGTCAACAATGAGATAGTGGGTAAAATCGGACAGGGGCTGGTAGCCTTTATCGGTATTGCTAATAGTGATACTGGAAAGGATGCGCAGTACCTGGCGCAGAAGGCAGTGAATCTGCGTATTTTTGCTGACGAGGCGGGCAGGTTCAGCCGTTCCGTTCTGGATATTAACGGAGAAATACTGATAATCAGCCAGTTCACTCTTCTGTCAGATACCAGGAGGGGGCGCCGCCCCAGTTTTACCGAGGCAGCACCGCCATCCCGGGCTGAAGAACTCTTCGAATACTTTGTCAAGGAAGTTCGTGATACCGGACTCAGTTTAGCCACCGGGCGCTTTCAGCAATATATGCAGGTGGAGATTCATAATGACGGTCCGGTAACCATTATGCTGGACAGCGGTGATAAACGTTAA
- the trpD gene encoding anthranilate phosphoribosyltransferase — MIRDAIGMVADGCSLTFEQASAVMSEIMDGDATPSQIAALVVALRVKGETVDEIAGLASIMRDRAIPVRTALPVVDTCGMGGDEFGSANISTIAALIASGAGIKVAKHGNRAMSSCCGSADVLEALGVKIDLGAEAVAECLERIGLCFMLATIFHPSMRFAAATRREIGIRTVFNILGPLTNPARAEFQVVGVPTLELSEKTARVLHTLGSKHALVVHGNDGMDEISISSATLIREVTLEGVLSPYEVSPNDFGFEEAGPEEIKGGTAKDNAEIIRRILGGERGAGRNIAVMNAAAAMVVGKKSSDLVAGARLAEEVIDSGMALEKLNALVKLSQGLDRDVVNGK, encoded by the coding sequence ATGATCAGAGACGCTATCGGAATGGTTGCGGATGGCTGTTCGCTCACTTTTGAACAGGCCTCAGCAGTAATGAGTGAAATAATGGATGGTGATGCGACGCCTTCGCAGATTGCCGCCCTGGTCGTGGCACTGCGGGTTAAAGGAGAGACCGTAGATGAGATAGCCGGATTGGCCAGTATTATGCGTGATAGGGCGATACCGGTCAGGACGGCCCTCCCGGTAGTTGATACCTGCGGCATGGGAGGCGATGAGTTTGGAAGCGCCAATATCTCTACGATAGCTGCTCTGATAGCATCCGGAGCCGGGATTAAGGTGGCTAAACACGGGAACCGGGCAATGAGCAGCTGTTGTGGTAGCGCCGATGTTCTGGAAGCACTGGGGGTTAAAATCGACCTCGGGGCAGAGGCGGTAGCCGAGTGTCTGGAGAGAATAGGCCTGTGTTTTATGCTGGCAACTATCTTCCACCCCTCGATGAGGTTTGCTGCTGCCACCCGTCGGGAGATTGGCATCCGTACCGTATTCAATATCCTGGGCCCGTTGACTAACCCGGCCCGAGCCGAATTCCAAGTTGTCGGTGTACCCACTTTAGAATTGAGTGAGAAAACAGCCCGCGTCCTGCATACCCTGGGTAGCAAGCATGCTCTGGTAGTGCATGGTAATGACGGCATGGATGAAATATCTATAAGCAGTGCTACCCTGATCCGGGAGGTCACTCTGGAAGGGGTACTATCTCCCTATGAAGTCTCTCCGAATGATTTCGGCTTTGAAGAGGCGGGGCCCGAGGAGATTAAGGGGGGTACCGCTAAGGATAATGCTGAAATAATACGTCGTATCCTGGGTGGAGAGCGTGGAGCGGGACGTAATATTGCCGTTATGAATGCAGCAGCGGCTATGGTCGTCGGCAAAAAGTCTTCGGACCTGGTGGCAGGAGCACGCCTCGCTGAAGAGGTAATCGATAGCGGTATGGCTCTGGAAAAGCTTAATGCCCTGGTAAAATTAAGCCAGGGTCTGGACAGGGATGTTGTCAATGGTAAATAA
- the trpE gene encoding anthranilate synthase component I has translation MGDNMYYPALDEARELARYGNLIPVYCEIMADLETPVSAYLKVARGDYSFLLESVEGGEQLARYSFIGTEPALVLRAETNNSVDPLSLIEKELARFRLATDSGLPRFHGGMVGYLGYEVARYFEELPSPQSDTLGLPESVFMLADTLLIFDHLTHKIKVVSHVHVNGDVEAAYRNATNKIDVLVARLRQPISPQYHLSISHEQSPAPASSNLSRTEFEERVRRAKEYICAGDIIQVVLSQRLARPTTASPFTLYRALRSLNPSPYMYYLKMGDCHIVGASPELLVRVEGGIVSNHPIAGTRPRGRDVAQDLALEEDLKSDEKERAEHIMLVDLGRNDIGRVSEPGTVKVTQLMGIERYSHVMHLVSHVEGRLKNGLSQFDALRACFPAGTVSGAPKVRAMEIIAELEPDKRGPYAGAVGYFGFSGNMDTAINIRTSIIKDGVAYTQAGAGIVADSIPEREYQESLNKAQALITAMEQAEMVSHAAFDR, from the coding sequence TTGGGAGATAATATGTACTATCCTGCACTGGATGAGGCTAGAGAACTGGCCAGATATGGTAATCTGATACCGGTATATTGTGAGATTATGGCTGATCTGGAAACGCCGGTATCTGCCTATCTTAAGGTAGCTCGCGGGGATTACTCTTTCCTACTCGAGAGTGTAGAGGGTGGCGAGCAACTGGCCCGCTACAGCTTTATCGGTACCGAGCCCGCCCTGGTTCTGAGAGCCGAGACCAATAATTCTGTTGATCCCCTATCCCTTATCGAAAAGGAGCTCGCTCGTTTCCGACTGGCGACTGACAGCGGCTTGCCCCGTTTTCATGGAGGGATGGTCGGCTACTTGGGCTATGAAGTCGCCCGCTACTTTGAAGAGCTACCTTCCCCTCAGTCTGATACACTGGGCCTTCCAGAATCAGTATTCATGCTGGCGGACACCCTGCTCATTTTCGATCATCTCACCCATAAGATAAAGGTGGTCTCGCATGTTCATGTAAACGGCGATGTTGAGGCTGCCTATCGGAATGCAACCAATAAAATTGATGTCCTGGTGGCGAGGTTAAGGCAGCCGATTAGCCCTCAATACCATTTATCTATTTCACATGAACAATCCCCGGCTCCAGCCTCCTCGAACCTTTCCCGGACAGAGTTTGAGGAAAGAGTGCGTCGAGCTAAGGAGTACATCTGTGCCGGTGATATTATCCAGGTAGTCCTGTCTCAGAGGTTGGCCAGACCGACCACCGCCAGTCCCTTTACCCTGTACCGGGCGCTACGCTCTCTCAACCCATCGCCTTATATGTACTATCTTAAAATGGGGGACTGCCACATTGTGGGGGCATCTCCTGAGTTACTGGTAAGGGTGGAAGGCGGAATAGTATCCAACCACCCCATTGCCGGTACCCGTCCCCGGGGTAGAGATGTTGCCCAGGATTTGGCCCTGGAAGAAGACCTTAAGAGCGATGAGAAGGAACGTGCCGAGCATATTATGCTGGTGGACCTTGGTCGTAATGATATCGGGCGGGTCAGCGAACCGGGTACAGTCAAGGTAACTCAGCTTATGGGTATTGAACGCTATTCTCACGTTATGCATCTGGTATCGCATGTCGAAGGCAGACTGAAGAACGGTCTTTCCCAGTTCGATGCCCTGCGTGCCTGTTTCCCGGCCGGGACAGTGTCGGGGGCACCGAAGGTTCGGGCGATGGAGATTATCGCTGAGCTGGAACCGGACAAGAGGGGGCCCTATGCCGGTGCAGTGGGATACTTCGGTTTCTCCGGTAATATGGATACTGCCATAAACATCCGTACCAGTATTATCAAGGATGGTGTTGCTTATACTCAGGCTGGCGCGGGTATTGTCGCCGATAGTATTCCCGAGCGTGAATACCAGGAAAGCTTAAACAAAGCCCAGGCATTAATAACAGCGATGGAACAGGCGGAGATGGTCAGCCATGCTGCTTTTGATAGATAA
- a CDS encoding MiaB/RimO family radical SAM methylthiotransferase — protein MPRYYIWTIGCQMNKAESERLGSCLEQHGYQRATATEKAQLIVLNSCVVRQSAENRVIGRLNALKTLKKSCPDLKLAVTGCLVNSKTDELKKSFPFVDYFFKPGENPPWLEDPIPGPILPRHPSTVTFVSIIQGCNNFCSYCIVPYRRGRERSRPLESIVAEVKELVRHGVKEVVLLGQNVDSYGQDLPEKPQLSDLLGELNTVDGLVRIRFLTNHPKDMSLRLINKIACLDRVCEEISLPVQSGSDDILKAMGRGYTAEHYRRLIEEIRSRVPGVALSTDVIVGFPYETEEQFQKTFELISELKFDVVHVAAYSVRPGTAAAERFPDNVPLAVKRERLKRVEKIQEEIAAAINARLLGKTAEVLVEGKKKGRWWGRSQNGKLVFFDSSCNCLGRLVKIDIEKTSPWALQGSINTNRTD, from the coding sequence ATGCCTCGATATTATATCTGGACTATCGGTTGTCAGATGAACAAGGCTGAATCCGAGCGACTCGGCAGTTGCCTGGAACAGCACGGGTATCAAAGGGCGACCGCCACCGAAAAGGCTCAACTGATTGTACTTAATAGCTGTGTGGTACGGCAGAGTGCGGAAAACCGGGTTATCGGCAGGCTGAACGCTCTTAAGACACTGAAAAAGTCATGCCCTGACCTTAAACTGGCGGTTACCGGCTGTTTGGTAAACTCAAAGACAGACGAACTCAAAAAGAGCTTCCCTTTCGTTGATTATTTCTTTAAGCCCGGAGAAAATCCGCCCTGGCTGGAGGATCCAATACCAGGTCCGATATTACCCCGACATCCATCAACAGTCACTTTCGTCTCCATCATTCAAGGCTGTAATAATTTCTGTTCCTACTGTATCGTTCCTTATCGTCGTGGCCGGGAGAGAAGTCGCCCACTTGAATCAATAGTAGCTGAAGTGAAGGAGCTGGTGCGCCATGGCGTAAAAGAGGTGGTCCTGCTGGGACAAAACGTGGACTCATACGGGCAGGATCTTCCGGAAAAGCCGCAGTTATCCGATCTGCTTGGTGAGCTTAATACTGTGGATGGACTGGTCCGCATCCGCTTCCTGACCAACCACCCCAAGGATATGAGCCTCAGGCTCATTAATAAGATAGCCTGTCTGGATAGGGTCTGCGAAGAGATAAGCCTCCCTGTGCAGTCGGGCAGTGATGATATTCTGAAAGCAATGGGACGAGGTTACACTGCAGAGCACTATCGCCGGCTCATAGAAGAAATACGCAGCAGAGTGCCGGGAGTAGCCTTAAGCACCGACGTCATTGTCGGCTTCCCCTACGAAACGGAAGAGCAGTTTCAGAAAACATTTGAACTGATCTCCGAGCTAAAGTTTGACGTAGTCCATGTCGCTGCATATTCAGTGAGGCCGGGGACTGCTGCTGCCGAGAGATTTCCCGATAATGTTCCGCTGGCTGTGAAAAGAGAGCGATTGAAAAGGGTGGAAAAGATTCAGGAAGAAATAGCGGCTGCAATTAATGCCCGGCTATTGGGTAAGACAGCTGAGGTCCTGGTAGAAGGTAAGAAAAAGGGGCGGTGGTGGGGCCGGTCTCAAAACGGTAAACTGGTCTTTTTCGATAGCAGTTGCAACTGCCTGGGACGACTGGTCAAAATAGATATTGAGAAGACAAGTCCATGGGCGCTGCAGGGTAGTATTAACACCAATCGGACTGATTAA
- the yajC gene encoding preprotein translocase subunit YajC has protein sequence MDTNIIYIIAFLCVLGLVFYFFMIRPQRRRQQEHDELINQLKQGDSVITAGGIYGRVEDVGQDSVVLKIESGATMRVAKSSIAGKAK, from the coding sequence ATGGACACCAACATAATATACATAATCGCCTTTCTGTGTGTGCTTGGTTTAGTATTCTATTTCTTCATGATCAGACCACAGCGAAGGAGACAGCAAGAGCACGATGAACTGATAAATCAGTTGAAACAAGGGGACAGTGTGATCACCGCCGGCGGCATATATGGGCGGGTGGAAGATGTCGGTCAGGACAGCGTCGTCCTGAAAATAGAATCAGGGGCCACAATGAGAGTGGCTAAAAGCAGTATCGCCGGTAAAGCAAAATAA
- a CDS encoding Fur family transcriptional regulator — protein sequence MSQTTAIGRKLGELGYRLTPQRIMILTAVEETDGHISAEEIYAQICDHYPQMNISTVYRTMELLKGLGMVTETDLGDGRVRYHSIGKGHHHHLVCEKCGKTVDVEESILNPLWTEIREKYGFRVNMKHLAFFGLCPKCQK from the coding sequence ATGAGTCAAACTACAGCAATAGGTCGTAAACTGGGTGAGTTAGGCTACCGCCTGACACCACAACGTATAATGATACTAACAGCTGTAGAGGAAACGGATGGTCATATCAGTGCTGAGGAGATATATGCTCAGATCTGTGACCATTATCCCCAGATGAATATCTCTACTGTCTATCGTACTATGGAGCTACTGAAGGGACTGGGAATGGTTACCGAGACTGACCTGGGCGATGGGCGGGTACGCTACCACAGTATTGGGAAAGGCCATCATCATCACCTTGTCTGTGAGAAGTGTGGAAAAACTGTCGACGTCGAAGAGTCGATATTGAACCCGTTGTGGACCGAAATTAGAGAGAAATACGGCTTCAGGGTCAATATGAAGCACCTTGCTTTCTTTGGCCTATGTCCGAAGTGCCAGAAGTAG
- a CDS encoding bifunctional folylpolyglutamate synthase/dihydrofolate synthase encodes MAVNLVDNLLDSFRRIIMDYQQALDYLYSHIDYEKIPMPHALAHYDLRRVEELLARLGNPHLSARSVHVGGTNGKGSTAAMIASALTTSGYRTGFYSSPHLNTIRERFRVDGTLITEDELTSIVNEMKPEVERVNQQADHGQLTTFELLTALAFTYFKLKGVDFQVLEVGMGGKFDATNVILPEVSVITSISLDHTAVLGDSLAKIAQEKAGIIKPDGTLVLAPQFDQVVPVIVAACRDQKAELVMVGKDITWRNLGFDGKRQLLRVEGRLDSYELAIPLLGQYQLENAATALASLEVLSVRGFSLSRDSITSGLAATSWAGRLQILNRRPLLVVDGAHNPDAARRLRQSLKVYFDFKRSVLVMGASSDKDVAGVVSELAPAFDRVIVTRSAHPRAMGPARLKAEFRKYGVEARSTESIPEALSLVVKMAGPEDLVCATGSLFVVAEVIKQTESGSGLISKREQPRA; translated from the coding sequence ATGGCGGTAAACTTGGTGGATAACCTCTTAGACTCCTTTCGTCGGATTATAATGGACTATCAACAGGCACTGGACTACCTTTATAGTCATATTGACTATGAGAAGATACCGATGCCGCATGCCCTGGCTCATTATGACCTGAGACGTGTTGAAGAACTGCTGGCACGACTAGGCAACCCGCATTTATCAGCCCGGTCAGTCCATGTTGGTGGTACCAACGGCAAAGGGAGTACCGCTGCAATGATTGCCTCAGCCCTTACAACCTCGGGTTATCGGACAGGATTCTATAGCTCCCCGCACCTTAATACGATAAGGGAGCGCTTCAGGGTTGACGGTACGTTGATCACCGAAGATGAGCTCACCTCCATAGTAAATGAGATGAAACCAGAGGTCGAGCGTGTAAATCAGCAAGCTGACCATGGTCAACTGACTACCTTTGAGTTGTTGACCGCTCTCGCTTTTACCTATTTCAAGCTCAAGGGGGTTGATTTTCAGGTACTGGAGGTGGGGATGGGAGGCAAGTTCGATGCTACCAATGTGATTCTGCCGGAGGTTAGTGTTATTACTTCAATCAGTCTTGATCACACGGCAGTGCTGGGTGACTCACTGGCCAAAATTGCCCAAGAAAAGGCGGGTATCATCAAGCCTGACGGCACGCTGGTACTTGCCCCACAGTTCGATCAGGTGGTACCGGTAATAGTAGCAGCGTGCCGAGATCAGAAAGCGGAGCTGGTTATGGTAGGTAAAGATATTACCTGGCGAAACCTTGGTTTTGATGGTAAGAGACAGCTACTCCGTGTCGAGGGGAGACTGGACAGCTACGAACTAGCCATTCCTCTTCTCGGCCAGTACCAGTTAGAGAATGCTGCTACGGCGTTAGCTTCCTTGGAGGTGTTATCGGTAAGGGGTTTCAGTCTTTCCCGGGATAGTATTACCAGTGGACTGGCAGCGACAAGCTGGGCAGGTCGGCTTCAGATACTGAATCGCCGGCCGCTGCTGGTCGTTGACGGAGCCCATAACCCTGATGCTGCCCGAAGGTTAAGGCAGTCATTGAAAGTATACTTCGACTTCAAACGAAGTGTCCTGGTTATGGGAGCTTCTTCGGACAAGGATGTTGCCGGTGTTGTCTCTGAGTTGGCGCCCGCTTTCGACAGGGTGATCGTTACTCGTTCCGCCCATCCCCGGGCGATGGGGCCGGCTCGCCTGAAGGCTGAGTTCAGAAAATACGGAGTAGAAGCACGATCAACGGAGTCAATTCCCGAAGCGTTATCGCTAGTGGTGAAAATGGCCGGGCCCGAAGATCTCGTCTGTGCTACCGGCTCCCTGTTCGTGGTGGCCGAGGTAATCAAGCAAACCGAATCAGGGAGCGGCTTGATAAGCAAAAGAGAGCAACCCAGAGCTTAG